A region of Hydrogenimonas cancrithermarum DNA encodes the following proteins:
- a CDS encoding Crp/Fnr family transcriptional regulator — protein sequence MTRHEICEELEDTDLFAGLKHSELCEIVSECRLKRWEKSEAIDNDEGIEYFNIVVKGSVKLMHTDPHSGRSIVLFLLKRGDVFDILSLLDGEAHVSNPIAVETVDILRAPMATARRWLERYPEFNERFLPYIGKQMRILENFAESVVFDDTATRLAKLILKHADTKNRHDEEEYPVKIINNLSHELLAEMIGSVRSVVTTQLQKLKKDEIILQKRGYLAVKKLEELKRRYNL from the coding sequence ATGACACGGCATGAAATATGTGAAGAGTTGGAAGATACGGACCTTTTCGCAGGGCTGAAGCATTCGGAGCTGTGCGAAATCGTCTCCGAGTGCAGATTGAAGCGGTGGGAGAAATCGGAGGCAATCGACAATGACGAAGGGATTGAATATTTCAATATCGTCGTCAAAGGAAGCGTCAAGCTGATGCACACCGATCCCCATTCCGGGCGCAGTATCGTCCTCTTCCTATTGAAAAGGGGGGATGTTTTCGACATTCTGTCGCTGCTCGACGGCGAAGCGCATGTATCCAATCCTATCGCGGTGGAAACGGTCGATATCCTGCGCGCTCCCATGGCGACGGCCAGGAGGTGGCTGGAGCGCTATCCCGAATTCAACGAGCGTTTTCTTCCCTATATCGGGAAACAGATGCGCATCCTCGAAAATTTTGCCGAATCCGTAGTTTTCGACGATACGGCGACACGTCTCGCGAAGCTCATTCTCAAGCATGCCGATACGAAAAATCGTCACGATGAGGAAGAGTATCCGGTCAAAATCATCAACAACCTTTCCCATGAACTTCTCGCCGAAATGATCGGTTCGGTCCGGTCGGTCGTCACGACTCAGCTTCAGAAGTTGAAAAAGGATGAAATCATCCTGCAAAAGCGCGGATATCTAGCGGTAAAAAAACTGGAAGAATTGAAACGTCGCTACAATCTCTGA
- a CDS encoding NAD(P)-dependent oxidoreductase, with amino-acid sequence MKIAFFETKPEERAFFTERLKGHEILFFSGPIQEELTKEADYEAVSVFVHSKITDDVLRKLPKLRYLQTRSTGYDHIKCNTLYKRGILVSNVAGYGGPAVAEFAFSLLLEATRHTWKALRRAKEGIFEYQDLKGIELFGRRLGILGLGTIGSRMAHIGKGFGMEISVWSRTRKPIVDELGLDFTSLERVLETSDVLMIALPLTPATRELIDIERAKLLKEDAIVVNVARGEILQKELYTTLPNVLCLDVTSDLSCVARPNVLYTPHMAYYTKEALRRIMEISCENIEAYIAGRSLPNCLKLSCEKEYGKKDAS; translated from the coding sequence ATGAAGATCGCATTTTTCGAGACGAAGCCCGAAGAGAGGGCCTTTTTTACCGAACGCCTAAAGGGCCACGAGATCCTCTTTTTCAGCGGTCCGATTCAGGAGGAGTTGACCAAGGAAGCCGATTACGAGGCCGTATCGGTCTTCGTGCATTCGAAGATCACCGACGATGTTTTGCGAAAGCTTCCGAAACTGCGCTATCTGCAGACGCGCTCCACCGGATACGACCATATCAAGTGCAACACTCTCTACAAACGGGGCATTTTGGTTTCCAACGTGGCCGGTTATGGCGGCCCTGCGGTGGCGGAATTCGCTTTTTCGCTGCTTCTCGAGGCGACCCGGCATACATGGAAAGCCCTGCGGCGGGCCAAAGAGGGAATCTTCGAATACCAGGATCTCAAGGGGATCGAACTTTTCGGCAGACGCCTCGGCATCCTGGGTCTCGGGACCATCGGGTCGAGGATGGCCCATATCGGCAAAGGGTTTGGGATGGAGATTTCGGTCTGGAGCCGCACGAGAAAACCGATCGTCGACGAACTGGGGCTCGATTTCACGTCGCTGGAGAGGGTGCTCGAAACGAGCGATGTCCTCATGATCGCCCTGCCCCTGACGCCTGCGACGAGAGAGTTGATAGACATAGAGCGGGCGAAGCTTCTCAAAGAGGATGCGATCGTGGTCAATGTCGCCCGGGGGGAGATTCTCCAAAAAGAGCTCTACACGACGCTTCCCAACGTGCTCTGTCTCGACGTCACCTCCGACCTCTCCTGCGTCGCGCGGCCCAATGTCCTCTACACGCCCCACATGGCCTACTACACCAAAGAGGCGCTGCGGCGGATCATGGAGATTTCGTGTGAGAATATCGAAGCCTACATCGCAGGCAGGTCGTTGCCCAACTGTCTGAAGCTCTCCTGTGAAAAAGAGTATGGAAAAAAGGATGCATCATGA
- the eno gene encoding phosphopyruvate hydratase, giving the protein MAESIIEQIRALEVLDSRGNPTVRVFVTLEDGTKASASVPSGASTGEHEAVELRDGDASRYGGKGVRKACANVNDIIAPELVGLDASEQAMIDRLMIELDATDNKSRLGANAILGVSMAVAKAAAQSRCDDLYRYVGGSEARRIPVPCMNILNGGEHADNSVDIQEFMAVPLGAPAFSEGLRYVAETFHTLKKILEKRGLATSVGDEGGFAPDLGSNEEAIELILEAIEKSGYEPGVDIAIALDSAATSFATDTIGLYDLKWSGAGRMRSDDLIEMAERWVEKYPIVLWEDPLGEEDWEGFVKFTKALGEKIEVVGDDLFVTNTKFIRRGIETGAANASLIKLNQIGTVTETVDAVRLCIENGWRAFLSHRSGETCDTFLADFAVAMGSGHLKTGSASRSERLAKYNRLLEIEDALDGNALYYWK; this is encoded by the coding sequence ATGGCGGAATCGATCATAGAACAAATCAGGGCGTTGGAGGTCCTTGATTCGCGGGGAAATCCGACGGTGAGGGTTTTCGTGACGCTCGAAGACGGGACGAAAGCGAGCGCCTCCGTCCCATCGGGTGCGAGTACGGGCGAACACGAAGCGGTGGAGCTGCGTGACGGCGATGCGAGCCGCTACGGCGGCAAAGGGGTACGCAAAGCGTGCGCCAACGTCAACGATATCATCGCGCCCGAGCTCGTCGGACTCGACGCCTCCGAACAGGCGATGATCGACAGGCTGATGATCGAACTGGACGCTACCGACAACAAAAGCCGGCTCGGCGCCAACGCGATACTGGGTGTTTCGATGGCGGTTGCCAAAGCGGCGGCGCAGAGCCGTTGCGACGACCTCTACCGCTATGTCGGCGGATCGGAAGCGCGGCGCATTCCGGTGCCGTGCATGAATATCCTCAACGGCGGAGAGCATGCGGACAACAGTGTCGACATTCAGGAGTTCATGGCGGTGCCTCTCGGCGCTCCCGCTTTTTCGGAAGGGCTTCGATACGTCGCCGAAACGTTCCATACACTCAAGAAGATTCTCGAAAAGCGGGGCTTGGCGACGTCGGTCGGAGACGAAGGGGGATTCGCGCCCGATCTCGGTAGTAACGAAGAGGCGATCGAACTGATCCTCGAAGCGATCGAAAAGAGTGGATACGAACCGGGTGTCGACATCGCCATCGCCCTCGACAGCGCCGCCACCTCCTTCGCTACGGATACGATCGGTCTCTACGATCTCAAATGGTCGGGTGCGGGTCGAATGCGCAGCGACGATCTGATCGAGATGGCGGAACGCTGGGTCGAAAAGTATCCGATCGTACTGTGGGAGGACCCCCTGGGCGAAGAGGATTGGGAGGGTTTCGTCAAATTCACGAAAGCCCTGGGCGAGAAGATTGAAGTGGTCGGCGACGACCTGTTCGTCACCAACACGAAATTCATTCGCAGAGGCATCGAAACCGGTGCGGCCAACGCCTCCTTGATCAAACTCAATCAGATCGGTACGGTGACGGAGACGGTCGATGCCGTGCGTCTTTGTATCGAAAACGGATGGCGCGCCTTTCTCTCGCACCGGTCAGGCGAAACCTGCGACACCTTTTTGGCCGATTTCGCCGTGGCGATGGGCAGCGGCCACCTCAAAACCGGGTCGGCATCCCGCAGCGAAAGGCTTGCCAAATACAACCGCCTCCTTGAAATCGAGGATGCGCTGGACGGCAACGCCCTCTACTACTGGAAATAG
- a CDS encoding HdeD family acid-resistance protein, with amino-acid sequence MWKIWLEMDPETKEKVAKNAKIAGIVMILIGLAGIVFPGLMSVAVVFFVAWMMLFGGLMTGYFTYMSDRGDWMGWLKTFVLIVTALLLIFKPLPGVAAVGLLLAVYFLFDAFGNFALAFTMKPAKGWWMWLLNGLFSIVLAAIFLVGWPFSSLYLVGLFVGISLFFDGIVLVTLGSYLKKGEE; translated from the coding sequence ATGTGGAAAATCTGGCTCGAAATGGATCCGGAAACGAAAGAAAAGGTAGCGAAAAATGCCAAAATCGCAGGCATCGTGATGATTCTCATCGGATTGGCGGGCATCGTCTTTCCCGGTCTCATGTCGGTGGCGGTCGTCTTTTTCGTGGCGTGGATGATGCTTTTCGGCGGCCTGATGACCGGCTATTTCACCTATATGAGCGACCGTGGAGACTGGATGGGGTGGCTCAAGACCTTTGTGCTCATCGTCACCGCGTTGCTGCTGATTTTCAAGCCCCTGCCCGGTGTGGCAGCTGTGGGATTGCTGCTGGCGGTCTATTTTCTCTTCGATGCCTTCGGCAACTTTGCGCTCGCCTTCACGATGAAGCCGGCGAAGGGGTGGTGGATGTGGCTTCTCAACGGTCTCTTCTCCATCGTCCTGGCGGCGATCTTTCTCGTAGGGTGGCCTTTCAGTTCCCTCTATCTCGTCGGACTTTTCGTCGGAATCAGCCTCTTTTTCGACGGCATCGTTCTCGTAACGCTCGGAAGTTATCTGAAAAAAGGGGAAGAGTGA
- a CDS encoding MarC family protein: MISTYVSTLLHDTIALITILNPLAAASIMISMVSPVTPVMIRPVAWRATLTVLIASLVTLFAGELIFKLFSINVLSIKVIGGVILMMIAINMAYGQASKARHTPEERDEAEEKEDISVIPLGIPILFGPGVIATIIVLNNTNAQTYGSTWSYILVTLSILLSIVSVYLSLRYAGFINRLLGVTGMKILTRIMGLVVGAIAAQFLIGGIKGLWMEAG, encoded by the coding sequence ATGATATCCACATACGTATCGACATTGCTTCACGACACGATCGCGCTCATCACGATACTCAACCCCCTTGCGGCGGCCAGTATCATGATTTCGATGGTCTCTCCCGTCACACCCGTTATGATTCGGCCGGTCGCATGGAGGGCTACCCTGACCGTGCTTATCGCATCACTGGTTACGCTCTTCGCCGGCGAGCTCATTTTCAAACTCTTCAGTATCAATGTCCTTTCGATCAAAGTGATTGGCGGTGTCATTCTGATGATGATCGCGATCAATATGGCCTACGGCCAGGCGAGCAAGGCCAGACACACCCCCGAAGAGCGGGACGAAGCGGAAGAGAAGGAGGATATCTCTGTCATCCCTCTTGGCATTCCCATCCTCTTCGGACCCGGCGTCATCGCCACGATCATCGTCCTCAACAATACCAATGCACAGACGTACGGAAGCACATGGAGTTACATACTGGTCACTCTCTCCATACTCCTTTCGATCGTGAGCGTCTATCTTTCCCTTCGCTATGCGGGGTTCATCAACCGTCTTCTCGGAGTGACGGGAATGAAAATTCTCACCCGTATCATGGGGCTTGTCGTGGGTGCCATCGCCGCGCAGTTTCTCATCGGAGGCATCAAAGGGCTCTGGATGGAGGCGGGTTGA
- a CDS encoding TIGR00341 family protein, giving the protein MSGPILFLHDHTMEKERVEEMLAKIETFCREPAERHIFKKRKTAFSEGTMLFVAVRDEEFVEWLSHIAEKDVTIVPLPYEANPLQRKVYEIPDSVEEALELGMDEKNHRTSRMLRCQGDAVLGCITVGESEWVKVRDEKPLWSRVGSLFSLRLHPYDITTQKGQTVKTAALLLEISGESEMTRERTYYFKESDNQCQRVAAIVYAPQSIVETMRLRLLLTRKKRNPGENLPPGIGTVKSKSLKITTPESRPIPVVFNDVKREVSEVTIVSVPTKARIVTGWKGCVSGEEKESLRIQNLPAEEDLIGFFTKKSLPFIPIAAESAFAELFTKLRDSARMKNAYLLLLIISVLMATTGLFQNSSPTIIGAMILAPLMAPIVAFSMGAIRFDETLLNRSAKTILLSTLIALGASAFVAGSLPFSHLTEQMDLRTHPTLLDLAVAIFAGVAAAYGYINTKVGESLAGVAIAVALVPPLCVSGIGIGWGSWHIFANAFLLYLTNIIGILFAAGTTFYLMGYASRKYISAAFMLKLLMLCLIILPLWLSTRSLILEQRIYREVAEYQNLPVGGRPVQIHLTKVQYRPTGLQIHVTVTTLGTLNEEEKREIADILRKKIGKKIKLVMEYREMF; this is encoded by the coding sequence ATGTCCGGTCCGATACTGTTCCTGCATGACCATACGATGGAGAAGGAGCGGGTGGAGGAGATGCTCGCCAAGATCGAAACCTTTTGTCGAGAGCCGGCGGAACGCCATATCTTCAAAAAACGGAAAACGGCTTTTTCGGAGGGCACCATGCTTTTCGTCGCCGTTCGTGACGAGGAGTTCGTCGAATGGCTCTCCCACATCGCGGAAAAAGATGTCACGATCGTACCGTTGCCATACGAAGCGAATCCGCTTCAGCGAAAGGTTTACGAGATACCGGACAGCGTGGAAGAGGCGCTGGAACTCGGCATGGACGAAAAGAATCACCGCACATCGAGAATGCTTCGCTGCCAGGGCGATGCCGTCTTGGGATGCATCACCGTCGGGGAGAGCGAGTGGGTGAAAGTACGGGACGAAAAGCCGCTCTGGTCCAGAGTCGGAAGCCTCTTTTCTCTTCGGCTGCACCCTTACGACATCACGACGCAAAAGGGACAGACCGTCAAAACTGCCGCACTGCTTCTTGAGATTTCCGGCGAATCGGAGATGACCCGGGAACGCACCTACTATTTCAAGGAGAGCGACAACCAGTGCCAACGCGTCGCCGCAATCGTCTACGCACCCCAGAGCATCGTCGAAACGATGAGGCTCCGTCTCCTGCTGACGAGAAAAAAGCGAAATCCCGGCGAAAATCTGCCACCGGGTATCGGGACCGTCAAATCCAAATCTCTGAAAATCACGACACCGGAGAGCCGGCCGATACCTGTCGTGTTCAATGACGTAAAAAGAGAAGTTTCGGAGGTCACGATAGTGAGTGTTCCGACGAAAGCACGTATCGTGACGGGCTGGAAAGGGTGTGTCAGCGGCGAGGAGAAAGAGAGCCTGCGCATCCAGAACCTTCCCGCCGAAGAGGATCTCATAGGTTTTTTCACCAAAAAGAGCCTTCCCTTCATACCGATCGCCGCCGAGAGTGCCTTCGCTGAACTCTTTACGAAACTGAGAGACTCCGCCCGGATGAAAAACGCCTATCTCCTTCTACTTATCATCAGTGTTTTGATGGCGACGACGGGTCTCTTTCAAAACTCCTCGCCAACCATCATCGGTGCGATGATCCTGGCGCCTCTGATGGCTCCGATCGTCGCGTTCTCGATGGGCGCCATCCGTTTCGACGAAACCCTTCTGAATAGAAGCGCGAAGACCATTCTGCTCTCTACGCTCATCGCGCTGGGGGCCTCCGCGTTCGTCGCGGGTTCGCTGCCTTTCTCTCATCTGACGGAACAGATGGACCTGCGCACCCATCCGACGCTGCTCGATCTCGCCGTGGCCATCTTTGCAGGCGTCGCGGCGGCTTACGGATACATCAACACCAAAGTGGGGGAGAGTCTGGCCGGCGTGGCGATCGCCGTGGCCCTGGTCCCGCCGCTGTGCGTCTCGGGTATCGGCATCGGCTGGGGATCGTGGCACATCTTCGCCAACGCCTTTTTGCTCTATCTGACCAACATCATCGGCATTCTCTTCGCGGCCGGAACGACCTTCTATCTCATGGGTTACGCATCCCGCAAATACATCTCCGCAGCTTTCATGCTGAAACTCCTGATGCTCTGTCTCATAATCCTGCCTCTCTGGCTCTCGACCCGCTCTTTGATCCTTGAACAGCGAATCTACCGTGAAGTCGCGGAGTATCAGAACCTGCCTGTCGGAGGCAGACCCGTTCAGATCCATCTGACGAAAGTGCAGTATCGTCCCACCGGCCTGCAAATACACGTCACGGTGACGACGCTGGGCACCTTGAACGAAGAAGAAAAACGTGAGATAGCCGATATCCTACGTAAAAAAATAGGCAAGAAGATCAAACTCGTCATGGAATACAGGGAGATGTTCTGA
- a CDS encoding Nramp family divalent metal transporter, with translation MTLNLKAKIRADIEKNRERVKKLGPGLITGGAGDDPAGIVTYTVVGATTGFSQLWLLLLSTPMMIAIQNTVARIAIVTGKSLPEITTAYYSRKLTILMILVLAVANILTIGADLNAIAAILHIVSGYPTIYFLIPITAFIGYLITFGKYRTIKGVLISLTAILGVYIVSAVMAKPHLLDVLKNTFIPHIQMHSAWIMAALGMLGTTISPYMLFWQAAEEKEEKKSVVQADEVGFDTIVGMVWSNLLAYCMIVTGAVMLYGTGTDIPDMQSLALSLKPAAGEYAFALFSFGVVVSGFLAIPVLAGSTAYAVADTFGWREGMDYKISDAKGFYIVFVGALVVGDLVDMLPGVSVVDALYYSQILDGMLIPLLIGIALLITNNRAIMGEYTGTRFQNIFSIFALLVTSALTLVMVWQWMQ, from the coding sequence ATGACGTTGAATCTCAAAGCGAAAATACGGGCGGACATTGAAAAGAACCGCGAACGGGTCAAAAAGCTCGGTCCCGGTCTCATTACCGGCGGAGCGGGAGACGATCCCGCCGGCATCGTCACCTACACGGTCGTGGGGGCGACCACAGGATTTTCGCAGCTGTGGCTTCTGCTTCTCTCCACGCCGATGATGATCGCCATCCAGAACACGGTCGCGCGCATCGCCATCGTCACGGGCAAGAGCCTGCCTGAGATCACGACGGCCTACTACTCCAGAAAGCTCACGATCCTGATGATCCTGGTGCTGGCGGTGGCAAATATCCTGACCATCGGGGCAGACCTCAACGCCATCGCGGCCATTCTCCATATCGTCAGCGGTTACCCGACCATCTATTTTCTCATTCCCATCACCGCGTTCATCGGATATCTCATCACGTTCGGAAAGTACAGGACCATCAAAGGGGTCCTCATTTCGCTGACCGCCATTTTGGGGGTCTACATCGTCTCGGCGGTGATGGCCAAACCCCACCTTCTCGACGTGCTGAAGAACACCTTCATCCCCCACATCCAGATGCATTCCGCATGGATCATGGCGGCGCTCGGGATGCTGGGCACCACGATCTCCCCATACATGCTCTTCTGGCAGGCGGCGGAAGAAAAGGAGGAGAAAAAGAGTGTGGTCCAGGCCGACGAAGTGGGTTTCGATACGATCGTGGGCATGGTCTGGTCCAACCTACTGGCCTACTGCATGATCGTCACCGGTGCGGTCATGCTCTACGGTACGGGAACGGACATCCCCGACATGCAGAGCCTGGCACTGAGCCTGAAACCGGCAGCCGGCGAATACGCCTTCGCCCTCTTCTCTTTTGGCGTCGTCGTCTCGGGGTTTCTTGCGATCCCGGTTCTGGCCGGCTCCACAGCCTACGCCGTCGCCGATACGTTCGGATGGCGTGAGGGAATGGACTACAAAATCAGCGACGCGAAGGGGTTCTATATCGTCTTCGTGGGAGCCCTGGTGGTGGGGGACCTCGTAGATATGCTTCCGGGCGTCAGCGTCGTCGACGCCCTCTACTACTCCCAGATCCTCGACGGCATGCTCATTCCCCTGCTCATCGGCATCGCCCTGCTGATCACCAACAACAGGGCGATCATGGGAGAGTATACCGGCACACGGTTTCAAAACATCTTCTCCATCTTCGCCCTGCTGGTCACCTCGGCACTCACACTCGTCATGGTCTGGCAATGGATGCAATGA
- a CDS encoding beta/alpha barrel domain-containing protein gives MIPSWLPADVPKEHEGRFLENFEKSTGGSGRLMLFAGDQKVEHLNDDFFGPDIPAEDNDPEHLFKIASAADIGVFATQFGLISRCGRDYRDIPYLIKLNSKTHLVPYREKDPYSRQWLGVEDAVHLRESAGLDIRGVGYTVYLGGAYEHAMLREAARIVHEAHGHGMLAVLWIYPKGPYVKDEHDAHLIAGAAGVGACLGADFVKLKVPYLNGRFDPSLLREATQAGGRTGVLCEGGERIDETEFLAQLHEQIHIGRSRGNGTGRNIHQHPLEEAIRMAGAIYAITCKNATVEEAVKILKG, from the coding sequence ATGATACCTTCATGGCTTCCCGCCGACGTACCCAAAGAGCATGAAGGCCGGTTTCTGGAAAATTTCGAAAAGAGTACGGGAGGAAGTGGCCGTCTGATGCTTTTCGCCGGCGATCAGAAGGTGGAGCATCTCAACGACGATTTTTTCGGTCCCGACATCCCCGCCGAGGACAACGATCCCGAGCATCTTTTCAAGATCGCCTCGGCGGCAGATATCGGCGTTTTCGCTACCCAGTTCGGTCTGATCAGCCGGTGTGGCCGCGATTACCGTGACATCCCCTACCTGATCAAACTCAACTCAAAAACCCATCTCGTTCCCTACCGTGAAAAGGACCCCTACAGCCGACAGTGGCTAGGAGTGGAAGATGCGGTGCATCTGAGAGAGAGTGCGGGGCTGGATATCCGAGGAGTGGGCTATACAGTCTATCTGGGAGGAGCGTACGAACACGCCATGCTGCGCGAAGCGGCGCGTATCGTTCATGAAGCCCATGGGCACGGGATGCTGGCGGTGCTGTGGATCTATCCCAAAGGCCCCTACGTCAAGGACGAGCACGACGCCCATCTCATCGCCGGAGCGGCGGGCGTGGGAGCCTGCCTGGGGGCCGATTTCGTCAAACTGAAGGTTCCCTATCTCAACGGAAGATTCGATCCTTCGCTGCTGAGGGAGGCGACACAGGCGGGGGGACGCACCGGCGTACTCTGTGAAGGGGGAGAAAGAATCGACGAAACGGAGTTTCTGGCGCAGCTGCACGAGCAGATCCATATTGGAAGAAGCCGTGGCAACGGTACCGGCAGAAATATCCACCAGCATCCGCTCGAAGAGGCGATCAGGATGGCCGGTGCCATCTACGCGATCACTTGTAAAAACGCCACCGTCGAAGAGGCGGTGAAGATTCTGAAAGGATAA
- a CDS encoding mechanosensitive ion channel family protein, which translates to MRKTLLYLLFLALFLHGADINDSLVRGTTQTYESLLATLKKTEQKNDDTALQEALLYKLINLSKNPPVEKIVIERPDNEKAYRELIVRFGNWALSKAEAAKDIASLEERLGVVADQLKSSESNASNLLTLQLQYAFYTKGKNLYIRKLEHYKEAIGQAPSYFVEGLQRISFDTDTVKKRIGQIDTSLEKLEKEIQRLDVERERLNLLGKSGAVKRIGSRIDRLQAKKRNLLNEKLVELFILFSSALHDKKSTEAFALQKRIMKIIERSYPEEVQDDMRALFDKMETTVLGRAETIKGATLEEIKNAVSLFWEKANAPLFVINETPISAFKLFMALFIFVIGIVIGGFYKNSIKRLTFKTRTLTSSTRTLLANLGYYTIIIIAFFIALNVVGINLSSIALVAGALSVGIGFGLQNIVSNFVSGIILMFERSIKIGDYIEFDENLRGHVSDIRMRSTTITTNDNIDVIVPNQDLIQNRVINWTMNDQIRRFRIPFGVAYGTDVHKVVGVIKDAVKKSGFGDIYNDGQRHTRVIMTGMNDSSVDFQLFVWIRGGEILYPRRTESRFLILIYDALYEAGIEIPFPQRDIHIRSVDEKIPLRLDREDDDNAPRYDDIQKGESL; encoded by the coding sequence ATGAGAAAAACCCTCTTATATCTCCTCTTTCTCGCACTCTTCCTCCATGGTGCGGATATCAACGACTCGCTCGTACGTGGTACGACACAGACCTACGAATCGCTGCTGGCGACCTTAAAAAAAACGGAACAAAAAAACGACGATACGGCACTGCAGGAGGCTCTGCTCTACAAGCTCATCAACCTTTCGAAAAATCCGCCCGTCGAAAAGATCGTCATCGAACGTCCCGACAACGAAAAGGCGTACCGGGAGCTTATCGTCCGGTTCGGAAACTGGGCCCTCTCCAAAGCCGAAGCCGCAAAAGATATCGCCTCGCTGGAAGAGAGGCTCGGTGTGGTGGCCGATCAGTTGAAAAGCAGCGAATCCAACGCAAGCAATCTACTGACACTGCAGCTTCAATACGCCTTCTACACCAAAGGGAAAAATCTCTACATCCGAAAACTCGAACATTACAAAGAGGCGATCGGGCAGGCACCGTCCTATTTCGTGGAAGGTTTGCAACGCATCAGCTTCGATACGGACACGGTGAAAAAGAGAATCGGACAGATCGACACTTCCCTTGAGAAACTCGAGAAAGAGATACAAAGGCTCGACGTAGAGAGGGAGCGTCTCAACCTGCTGGGCAAAAGCGGTGCGGTCAAGCGAATCGGCAGCCGGATCGATCGGCTTCAGGCCAAAAAGAGAAACCTCCTCAACGAAAAGCTGGTCGAACTTTTCATCCTCTTCTCCTCGGCACTGCACGACAAAAAGAGTACCGAAGCCTTCGCCCTGCAGAAACGGATCATGAAGATCATTGAAAGATCCTATCCCGAAGAGGTGCAGGACGACATGCGCGCACTTTTCGACAAGATGGAAACGACGGTTCTGGGAAGGGCCGAAACGATCAAGGGGGCGACCCTCGAAGAGATCAAGAACGCCGTCTCGCTCTTCTGGGAAAAGGCCAACGCCCCGCTCTTCGTCATCAACGAAACGCCCATCAGCGCCTTCAAACTCTTCATGGCTCTCTTTATATTCGTCATCGGCATCGTAATCGGAGGATTCTATAAAAACAGCATCAAACGCCTCACCTTCAAAACCCGCACCCTCACCTCTTCCACGCGGACCCTTCTGGCCAATCTCGGTTACTACACGATCATCATCATCGCCTTCTTCATTGCCCTCAATGTCGTGGGGATCAATCTCTCTTCCATCGCTCTGGTCGCCGGTGCCCTCTCGGTGGGTATCGGTTTCGGACTTCAGAATATCGTCTCCAATTTCGTCTCCGGCATCATCCTGATGTTCGAGAGGAGCATCAAGATCGGGGACTACATCGAATTCGACGAAAACCTGCGGGGCCACGTCTCCGACATAAGAATGCGCTCGACGACGATCACGACCAACGACAACATCGACGTTATCGTCCCCAACCAGGATCTGATTCAAAACCGTGTCATCAACTGGACCATGAACGACCAGATCCGGCGCTTCCGCATCCCTTTCGGTGTCGCCTACGGTACCGATGTCCACAAAGTGGTCGGTGTCATCAAGGATGCGGTCAAAAAGAGCGGATTCGGCGACATCTACAACGATGGCCAGCGCCATACCCGCGTCATCATGACCGGCATGAACGACAGCAGCGTCGATTTTCAGCTCTTTGTCTGGATCAGAGGTGGCGAGATCCTCTATCCGCGCAGGACCGAATCGCGCTTTCTGATACTCATCTACGACGCGCTCTACGAGGCGGGCATCGAAATCCCCTTCCCGCAACGTGATATCCACATCCGTTCGGTCGACGAAAAGATACCTCTTCGGCTCGATAGAGAAGATGACGATAACGCTCCACGGTACGATGATATTCAAAAAGGAGAAAGTCTATGA
- a CDS encoding DedA family protein, which produces MMVFNLFSYPVHLLLTHGYAALFVWSVLEGEIGLMLAGWLASEHRVFTYSGVVAVAMAGAAIGDLLLFLSGRLFEKRAVAWLEAYPEKKRMAMKWLKKWGPFVIVFERFVYGTHIPVLLTIGMSGYSFLKFLFFDILGIVLWAFTFVSVGYYFGHGAIDLILFAQKNVFVVLFFVSLFALILFSQNGDNR; this is translated from the coding sequence ATGATGGTGTTCAATCTCTTCTCCTATCCGGTTCATCTTCTCCTGACACACGGCTATGCGGCACTGTTCGTCTGGAGCGTACTGGAGGGAGAGATCGGGCTGATGCTGGCCGGATGGCTCGCATCGGAACACAGGGTCTTCACCTATTCCGGGGTCGTCGCGGTCGCAATGGCGGGTGCTGCCATCGGCGATCTTCTTCTCTTTTTGTCGGGAAGGCTCTTCGAAAAACGCGCCGTCGCCTGGCTGGAGGCCTATCCCGAAAAAAAGAGAATGGCCATGAAATGGCTCAAAAAATGGGGCCCTTTCGTCATCGTCTTCGAACGGTTTGTCTACGGTACCCACATTCCCGTTCTGCTGACAATCGGCATGTCCGGTTACAGTTTTCTCAAATTTCTCTTTTTCGACATCCTGGGTATCGTACTCTGGGCGTTCACTTTCGTTTCCGTCGGATACTATTTCGGCCACGGCGCAATCGACCTGATTCTCTTCGCGCAGAAAAACGTTTTCGTGGTTCTCTTTTTCGTTTCGCTGTTCGCACTGATACTCTTTTCGCAAAACGGAGACAACCGATGA